One genomic region from Ptychodera flava strain L36383 chromosome 5, AS_Pfla_20210202, whole genome shotgun sequence encodes:
- the LOC139133106 gene encoding protein TsetseEP-like isoform X1, with the protein MGCASSSGNSAATADTTPKEQPKEEPQVDNKATEEQAEQESPKDAEEGGEEKQDEQKPEGEAEPAEQTQAETTEPAADTTEDEPAASAEAEKPAETEAPAPAETPAPVEKVPTPVPEPKPEPEKEPTPEPQPESQPEPEPEPQAEPEPEPAPEPEAAPEPAAEPAAEPEPEATAAPEEKEPAAEAEPTIATDAAGDAEDNTADSTAEPTTDNATEDQPEAEEQAAE; encoded by the exons ATGGGTTGCGCATCAAGTTCTGGTAACTCCGCGGCTACCGCCGACACCACTCCAAAAGAGCAACCAAAAGAAGAGCCCCAGGTTGACAACAAGGCGACGGAAGAGCAGGCGGAACAAG AGTCACCGAAAGACGCTGAAGAAGGCGGGGAAGAGAAACAAGACGAACAGAAACCGGAGG GTGAAGCAGAACCCGCCGAACAAACGCAAGCAGAAACAACAGAACCAGCAGCAGACACTACAGAAG ATGAACCAGCGGCGAGTGCGGAGGCAGAAAAACCAGCAGAGACGGAAG CACCGGCTCCAGCAGAGACGCCGGCACCTGTAGAGAAAGTGCCGACACCAGTACCTGAACCCAAACCCGAACCAGAGAAAGAGCCCACGCCTGAGCCCCAACCCGAATCACAACCCGAACCAGAGCCCGAACCACAAGCTGAACCCGAGCCTGAGCCGGCGCCCGAACCCGAGGCAGCGCCCGAGCCGGCAGCAGAACCGGCCGCAGAGCCCGAGCCCGAAGCGACGGCGGCTCCCGAGGAGAAGGAGCCTGCCGCTGAAGCCGAGCCAACGATAGCGACAGACGCAGCGGGCGACGCAGAGGACAATACAGCAGACAGTACTGCAGAACCCACAACAGACAATGCAACAGAAG ATCAACCGGAAGCAGAGGAACAGGCTGCAGAATAG
- the LOC139133106 gene encoding protein TsetseEP-like isoform X2: protein MGCASSSGNSAATADTTPKEQPKEEPQVDNKATEEQAEQESPKDAEEGGEEKQDEQKPEDEPAASAEAEKPAETEAPAPAETPAPVEKVPTPVPEPKPEPEKEPTPEPQPESQPEPEPEPQAEPEPEPAPEPEAAPEPAAEPAAEPEPEATAAPEEKEPAAEAEPTIATDAAGDAEDNTADSTAEPTTDNATEDQPEAEEQAAE from the exons ATGGGTTGCGCATCAAGTTCTGGTAACTCCGCGGCTACCGCCGACACCACTCCAAAAGAGCAACCAAAAGAAGAGCCCCAGGTTGACAACAAGGCGACGGAAGAGCAGGCGGAACAAG AGTCACCGAAAGACGCTGAAGAAGGCGGGGAAGAGAAACAAGACGAACAGAAACCGGAGG ATGAACCAGCGGCGAGTGCGGAGGCAGAAAAACCAGCAGAGACGGAAG CACCGGCTCCAGCAGAGACGCCGGCACCTGTAGAGAAAGTGCCGACACCAGTACCTGAACCCAAACCCGAACCAGAGAAAGAGCCCACGCCTGAGCCCCAACCCGAATCACAACCCGAACCAGAGCCCGAACCACAAGCTGAACCCGAGCCTGAGCCGGCGCCCGAACCCGAGGCAGCGCCCGAGCCGGCAGCAGAACCGGCCGCAGAGCCCGAGCCCGAAGCGACGGCGGCTCCCGAGGAGAAGGAGCCTGCCGCTGAAGCCGAGCCAACGATAGCGACAGACGCAGCGGGCGACGCAGAGGACAATACAGCAGACAGTACTGCAGAACCCACAACAGACAATGCAACAGAAG ATCAACCGGAAGCAGAGGAACAGGCTGCAGAATAG